A stretch of Campylobacter showae DNA encodes these proteins:
- a CDS encoding helix-turn-helix domain-containing protein yields MDLQTFKAQLKSIGITKKEFAEKLGLSYTTVNAWGSVQDFPKYVDVILEKWVKADNFDKIVEVVKPYVDKDL; encoded by the coding sequence ATGGATTTACAAACTTTTAAAGCGCAGTTAAAAAGCATTGGTATTACAAAAAAAGAATTTGCCGAAAAATTAGGGCTTAGCTACACAACTGTGAATGCGTGGGGGTCGGTTCAAGATTTTCCAAAGTATGTTGATGTTATCCTAGAAAAGTGGGTTAAAGCTGATAACTTTGATAAAATCGTCGAGGTTGTCAAGCCTTACGTCGATAAAGACCTTTAA
- a CDS encoding helix-turn-helix domain-containing protein, translating into MELLTAKQVGQILNLSQSTLTKMRSDKYKDRFNFVLPFVKIGRAVRYEREAVNQAVSELKAIK; encoded by the coding sequence ATGGAGCTACTTACCGCAAAGCAGGTAGGGCAAATTTTAAACTTATCGCAAAGCACGCTTACTAAGATGAGAAGCGACAAATACAAAGACCGTTTTAACTTCGTTTTGCCTTTTGTCAAGATAGGACGCGCCGTAAGATACGAACGCGAAGCGGTAAATCAAGCCGTAAGCGAGCTAAAGGCGATAAAATGA
- a CDS encoding type II toxin-antitoxin system RelE/ParE family toxin yields MVIKYKPKFERELKTIFDFIAKDSLNRAREFRNKLIAKIERTAQTPFICRKSINFDDESIRDLIFKSYVIPFAIEDEVIYVLGIYKANEWEMQ; encoded by the coding sequence ATGGTAATAAAATACAAGCCTAAATTTGAGCGCGAGTTAAAGACGATATTCGACTTCATAGCCAAAGACAGCCTAAACAGGGCGCGAGAGTTTAGGAACAAACTTATCGCAAAGATAGAACGCACGGCGCAAACGCCTTTTATTTGCCGTAAGTCTATTAATTTTGACGATGAGAGTATACGAGACTTGATTTTTAAAAGCTACGTGATACCGTTTGCGATAGAGGATGAGGTTATTTATGTGCTAGGCATTTACAAGGCTAATGAGTGGGAAATGCAATGA
- a CDS encoding virulence RhuM family protein — protein MIDTKEQNFIIYSTGDNKVNIQILADKENETIWLNQKQIADIFEVDRTNITKHIKNILKDGELKEISVSAKISHTADDGKKYLTTFYNLDMIIAVGYRINSVKATQFRQWATSTLKEYIIKGFVLDDERLKQGNNVFNKDYFKELLERIRAIRASEKLFYEKVRELFALSVDYDKTSQTAKNFFADIQNKLEYAVTKKTSAEIIKERADHTKPNMGLTTWSGSDRGKEPIKLDVAVAKNYLYEDELNKLNRLTGMLLDYAENQAEQGIVIQMKDWDIKVDDFLIFNGYEILKGFGKFSADNAKAKAELEYTKFKELKQDDSFKDEVKRIIAKGKK, from the coding sequence ATGATAGACACTAAAGAGCAAAATTTTATTATTTATTCAACTGGCGACAATAAAGTTAATATTCAAATATTAGCCGATAAAGAGAACGAAACAATATGGCTAAATCAAAAACAAATAGCCGATATTTTTGAAGTTGATAGAACCAACATAACAAAGCACATTAAAAATATTCTTAAAGATGGCGAATTGAAAGAGATTTCAGTTAGTGCAAAAATTTCACATACTGCAGATGATGGCAAAAAATATCTAACCACATTTTACAATCTTGATATGATAATCGCGGTAGGTTATCGTATAAACAGCGTAAAAGCAACACAGTTTAGACAATGGGCTACTAGCACGCTAAAAGAATACATCATTAAAGGCTTTGTGCTTGATGATGAGAGGCTAAAACAAGGCAATAACGTATTTAATAAAGACTACTTCAAAGAATTACTAGAACGCATACGAGCCATAAGGGCTAGTGAAAAGTTATTTTATGAAAAAGTTAGGGAGTTATTTGCGCTAAGCGTGGATTATGATAAGACATCGCAGACGGCTAAAAATTTCTTTGCCGATATCCAAAATAAACTAGAATATGCAGTAACCAAAAAGACATCGGCGGAGATTATCAAAGAGCGTGCAGACCATACAAAGCCAAATATGGGTTTAACGACTTGGAGCGGAAGCGATAGAGGCAAAGAGCCGATAAAGTTAGATGTCGCTGTAGCTAAAAATTATTTATACGAGGACGAGCTAAACAAGCTTAATAGATTAACGGGTATGCTACTTGACTATGCGGAAAACCAAGCGGAACAAGGCATAGTAATTCAGATGAAAGATTGGGATATTAAAGTAGATGATTTTTTAATCTTTAACGGCTATGAAATTCTAAAAGGCTTTGGCAAATTTAGCGCTGACAATGCAAAAGCTAAGGCAGAATTAGAATATACGAAATTTAAAGAACTAAAGCAAGATGATAGTTTTAAAGACGAAGTAAAACGAATAATTGCTAAAGGCAAAAAATAG
- a CDS encoding fumarate reductase iron-sulfur subunit, whose protein sequence is MSRKITIKAFKYNPLSKISKPHFASYELEETDGMTLFIALNQIREKFDPDLSFDFVCRAGICGSCGMLVNGTPKLACRTLTKDYPGGVIELMPLPVFKLLKDLSVDTGNWMNAMSKRVESWIHTDHETDISKLEEKVEPEVAQEVFELDRCIECGICVAACGTAIMRPDFIGAVGLNRVARFKIDALDKRTDEDFYELIGDDDGVFGCMTLLGCEDNCPKHLPLQSRIAYMRRKMAVIK, encoded by the coding sequence ATGAGTAGAAAAATAACCATAAAAGCATTTAAATATAATCCGTTGAGCAAAATTTCAAAGCCGCATTTTGCGAGCTACGAGCTAGAGGAAACAGACGGTATGACGCTTTTTATAGCGTTAAATCAAATTCGCGAGAAATTTGACCCGGATCTTAGCTTTGACTTCGTTTGCCGCGCCGGTATCTGCGGAAGCTGCGGTATGCTAGTTAACGGTACGCCAAAGCTAGCTTGCCGTACGCTAACCAAAGACTATCCAGGCGGCGTGATCGAGCTTATGCCTTTGCCGGTGTTTAAGCTACTAAAAGACCTAAGCGTAGACACGGGCAACTGGATGAACGCGATGAGTAAGCGCGTGGAGAGCTGGATACACACCGACCACGAGACCGATATCTCTAAGCTTGAGGAAAAAGTCGAGCCTGAAGTCGCACAAGAGGTGTTCGAGCTTGATCGCTGCATCGAGTGCGGTATCTGTGTAGCTGCGTGCGGTACGGCTATTATGAGGCCTGATTTCATCGGTGCTGTTGGACTTAACCGCGTAGCTAGATTTAAAATCGACGCACTAGATAAACGAACCGACGAGGACTTTTATGAGCTTATCGGCGATGATGACGGCGTGTTTGGCTGTATGACTTTGTTAGGTTGCGAGGATAACTGCCCTAAACACCTCCCGTTACAAAGCAGGATAGCGTATATGCGCAGAAAGATGGCTGTAATAAAGTAG
- a CDS encoding fumarate reductase flavoprotein subunit has translation MNVKYYDALVIGGGLAGLRAAVAAGERGLSTVVLSLIPVKRSHSAAAQGGMQASLGNSKMSEGDNEDVHFADTVKGSDWGCDQQVARMFCQTAPKAIRELAAWGVPWTRITKGERSAIINAQKTTIVEKEEVHGLIHSRDFGGTKKWRTCFTADATGHTMLFAVANEALKHNVEIHDRKEAIALIHANNRCYGAIVRDLVNGEITAYVAKGTLIATGGYGRVYKHTTNAVVCEGIGAAIALETGVAQLGNMEAVQFHPTPIVPSGILLTEGCRGDGGILRDVDGYRFMPDYEPEKKELASRDVVSRRIMEHIRAGKGVPSPYGYHVWLDISILGREHIEKNLRDVQEICEIFNGIDPADTEVYTDENGRQRGKGWAPILPMQHYSMGGIKTKPTGESPTLAGLFSAGEAACWDMHGFNRLGGNSVSETVVAGMIVGDYFADYCGKHEIEINTNDIEKFVKKEEDYLKSLVEKEGKFNVFEIKNKMKDIMWEHVAIFRTGEGLAVAVKELEELYKQSLDVKVANKAPFGNPELEEAYRVPKMLKLALCIAKGALDRTESRGAHCREDYPKRDDLNWLNRTLTSWKEGDTLPTIVYEPLDIMKMEIPPAFRGYGAKGNIIEHPDSAVRQAQVDEIRAKMEAEGKGRYEIQEALMHYDLQPKYKAPNERAGIGYE, from the coding sequence ATGAACGTAAAATATTATGACGCATTAGTTATCGGAGGCGGTCTAGCGGGGCTTCGAGCTGCCGTTGCCGCTGGAGAAAGGGGGCTAAGTACGGTAGTTTTAAGCCTAATCCCAGTTAAGCGCTCGCACTCTGCAGCTGCGCAAGGCGGCATGCAAGCCTCTTTGGGAAATTCAAAAATGAGCGAAGGCGACAACGAGGATGTGCATTTTGCCGACACGGTAAAAGGTAGCGACTGGGGCTGTGATCAGCAAGTTGCACGTATGTTTTGTCAAACCGCGCCTAAGGCGATCCGCGAGCTAGCCGCTTGGGGCGTGCCTTGGACTCGTATAACAAAAGGCGAAAGAAGCGCTATCATCAACGCTCAAAAAACGACTATCGTAGAAAAAGAAGAGGTCCATGGACTTATTCACAGCCGTGACTTTGGCGGTACAAAAAAATGGAGAACCTGCTTTACGGCGGATGCTACGGGTCACACGATGCTTTTTGCCGTAGCAAACGAAGCTCTAAAACATAACGTCGAAATCCACGATAGAAAAGAAGCTATCGCATTAATCCACGCAAATAACCGCTGTTACGGTGCGATCGTTCGCGATCTGGTTAACGGCGAGATCACGGCGTACGTCGCAAAAGGCACGCTAATCGCTACGGGCGGCTACGGAAGGGTTTATAAACACACTACAAACGCCGTAGTTTGCGAGGGTATCGGCGCTGCTATTGCTCTTGAGACGGGCGTTGCACAACTGGGAAATATGGAAGCGGTGCAGTTTCACCCGACTCCGATCGTTCCATCTGGCATTCTTTTAACAGAAGGCTGCCGCGGCGACGGCGGAATTTTACGCGACGTGGACGGATATCGCTTTATGCCTGACTACGAACCTGAGAAAAAAGAACTAGCTAGCCGCGACGTCGTAAGCCGCCGCATCATGGAGCACATCCGCGCAGGTAAAGGTGTGCCTAGCCCATACGGATATCACGTTTGGCTAGATATCTCAATCCTAGGACGCGAGCACATCGAGAAAAACTTGCGCGACGTTCAAGAAATTTGCGAAATCTTTAACGGCATCGATCCTGCCGATACCGAAGTATATACCGACGAGAACGGACGTCAGCGCGGTAAAGGCTGGGCGCCGATCCTACCTATGCAGCACTACTCTATGGGCGGCATCAAAACTAAGCCTACAGGCGAGAGTCCGACGCTAGCGGGTTTATTTAGTGCTGGCGAGGCTGCATGCTGGGATATGCACGGATTTAACCGTCTAGGCGGCAACTCCGTTTCAGAAACTGTCGTCGCGGGCATGATCGTGGGAGATTATTTTGCCGACTACTGCGGTAAACACGAGATCGAGATAAATACTAACGACATCGAAAAATTCGTTAAAAAAGAGGAAGACTATCTAAAGAGCCTTGTCGAAAAAGAAGGCAAATTTAACGTATTTGAGATCAAAAACAAGATGAAAGACATCATGTGGGAGCACGTAGCGATCTTTAGAACCGGCGAAGGTCTAGCCGTAGCGGTAAAAGAGCTAGAAGAGCTTTATAAACAATCTTTAGACGTTAAAGTCGCAAACAAGGCGCCATTTGGCAACCCTGAGCTTGAGGAAGCCTACCGCGTACCGAAGATGCTAAAACTAGCACTTTGTATCGCAAAAGGCGCGCTTGATCGCACCGAGAGCCGCGGAGCGCACTGCCGCGAGGACTATCCGAAACGCGACGACCTAAACTGGCTAAACAGAACTCTAACTAGCTGGAAAGAGGGCGATACGCTACCGACTATCGTGTATGAGCCGCTTGATATTATGAAAATGGAAATTCCGCCGGCATTCCGCGGATACGGAGCTAAGGGTAACATCATAGAGCACCCGGACAGCGCCGTACGTCAAGCGCAGGTCGATGAGATCCGCGCCAAAATGGAAGCCGAAGGCAAAGGCAGATACGAGATCCAAGAAGCGCTAATGCACTATGATCTTCAGCCTAAATATAAAGCACCAAACGAAAGAGCAGGAATAGGATATGAGTAG
- a CDS encoding fumarate reductase cytochrome b subunit: protein MSGLIEGFLGRQADTKKSRTPAVWDRWQSITGLILACFILCHMVFTSTILFGKGAFNAVVGFAEAKFLFGEATWWITNVIAAVIFAVFIAHAFLAMRKFPANYRQYIMFKGHKDRMKHLDTTLWWFQFLTGFALFFAASAHLVDIIFGGHITADKSAAAFHQLEIFYFALLVFMVVHAGVGMYRLYVKWISIDGVNKQEMFAKRNKAKTAIFAVFGVLAVIALIADFVWISL from the coding sequence ATGAGTGGGCTAATCGAGGGCTTCTTAGGTAGGCAAGCGGATACGAAAAAAAGTCGTACTCCTGCCGTTTGGGACAGATGGCAAAGTATAACGGGACTGATTTTGGCCTGTTTTATTTTGTGTCACATGGTATTTACCTCTACCATTTTATTCGGCAAGGGCGCATTTAACGCCGTTGTAGGTTTTGCGGAGGCTAAATTTTTATTCGGCGAGGCTACGTGGTGGATCACTAACGTTATCGCTGCGGTAATATTTGCCGTTTTTATCGCTCACGCGTTTTTAGCGATGAGGAAATTCCCTGCAAACTACAGACAATACATTATGTTTAAAGGTCATAAAGACCGTATGAAACACCTTGATACTACGCTTTGGTGGTTTCAGTTTTTAACCGGTTTTGCTCTATTTTTCGCAGCCAGCGCGCACCTAGTCGATATAATATTTGGCGGACACATCACTGCCGATAAATCAGCGGCTGCATTTCATCAACTAGAAATTTTCTACTTCGCTTTACTTGTATTTATGGTTGTTCACGCCGGCGTGGGAATGTACCGCCTATACGTAAAATGGATAAGCATCGACGGAGTAAACAAACAAGAGATGTTCGCAAAAAGAAATAAAGCCAAAACTGCGATATTTGCGGTTTTTGGAGTGCTCGCGGTCATCGCGCTGATCGCTGATTTCGTGTGGATCAGTCTTTAG
- the lgt gene encoding prolipoprotein diacylglyceryl transferase, whose protein sequence is MSWWNDFYINFDPVAFELFGIKVHWYGIMYVLALLVALGVAKFIVKRDNMQISNSLLDNYFFWVEIGVILGARLGYIVIYDPNTAYYLTHPWQIFNPFHNGEFVGIRGMSYHGAVVGFLIATWAFCRKFKQNLWQLLDLVALSIPLGYFFGRIGNFLNQELFGRITDVSWAINVAGQMRHPSQIYEAILEGLAVFAILFVYRKFKKFDGELIALYAILYTFARFVCEFFREPDFGIGFVFLNLSMGQILSFLMFACGIFLYIILNKKYTKF, encoded by the coding sequence ATGAGTTGGTGGAACGACTTTTATATAAATTTTGATCCCGTTGCGTTTGAGCTGTTTGGCATCAAGGTGCACTGGTATGGGATAATGTACGTCCTGGCGCTACTCGTGGCGCTCGGGGTGGCTAAATTTATCGTCAAGCGCGATAATATGCAAATCTCAAATTCGCTGCTTGATAACTATTTCTTTTGGGTGGAAATCGGCGTGATACTGGGCGCGAGGCTTGGCTACATCGTCATTTACGATCCAAATACCGCTTATTATCTCACTCACCCTTGGCAGATTTTTAACCCCTTTCACAACGGCGAATTCGTCGGTATCCGCGGCATGAGCTATCACGGCGCTGTGGTCGGGTTTTTGATAGCGACATGGGCCTTTTGCCGTAAATTTAAGCAAAATTTGTGGCAACTTTTGGACCTCGTCGCGCTTAGTATTCCGCTTGGATATTTTTTCGGTCGCATAGGAAATTTTTTAAATCAAGAGCTTTTCGGTCGTATCACGGACGTCTCATGGGCGATCAACGTCGCGGGACAGATGCGCCATCCATCGCAAATTTATGAAGCCATTTTAGAAGGGCTTGCGGTTTTTGCTATCCTTTTTGTTTATAGAAAATTTAAAAAATTTGACGGCGAACTCATCGCTCTTTATGCCATACTTTATACCTTTGCAAGATTTGTCTGCGAGTTCTTTAGGGAGCCTGATTTCGGTATCGGCTTTGTATTTTTAAATTTATCTATGGGGCAGATACTATCCTTTTTAATGTTTGCGTGCGGCATTTTCCTTTATATTATCTTAAATAAAAAATATACAAAATTTTAA
- a CDS encoding heavy metal translocating P-type ATPase, giving the protein MQNIKLNIAGMTCVNCSNAIERVTKKIAGVLDAKVSFANGSGEFIVENAEVQAAIEEKIKKLGYGVAKDLAEFEAKREKHILNLRRNFLAAAAFSAVIMALEMSEQPSAAKSAIMLALAFITIATCGRDFFIHAYGALKNKNFDMNVLVALGTSTAFAYSLGVFIAGERLPENMRHLYVSGAAMITAFVLLGKFLEERSKARAGDYIKSLMDMSPKTALVLQKDGSALEVDAASLKIGDIAVVKSGYAVPCDGVVINGGAEIDTSMLTGESLPVYKRQGDEVNAGTINVNGYINVKVTKLASQTLLSQILELLSDASSKKMPISRFADRVANIFVPSVIAIAVVTFFAWFAITGNALQGVLSAVCVLIISCPCALGLATPIAIVSSLSLGAKNGILIKNPEVLEVLGNVKYAVFDKTGTLTKGEISVNFTDINDENLAIIAALEAKSSHPISAAIVRYASELGLKILGDEKGFENIAGRGVKSDDDSVIAGNEALLNELGVEISAQAKEQIAKAQNEGNGVVLAAVDKIYVGFIALSDTIKEDAAQAMQSLKDAGVTPVMLTGDNAFTAKNVAGKLGIEKVFAGMLPNEKFETIKRLQEEGAVLFVGDGINDAAPLKQANAGIAMSSGADIAKEAGDVVLVKNDLKSAVSTINLAKETMKTIKQNLFWAFVYNAVCIPVAAGVLAPLGLMLTPVYGAAAMCFSSVTVVLNSIRLRFKQI; this is encoded by the coding sequence ATGCAAAATATCAAACTAAACATCGCGGGCATGACCTGCGTAAACTGCTCAAACGCCATCGAGCGCGTAACCAAAAAGATCGCGGGCGTACTAGACGCGAAGGTCAGCTTCGCAAACGGCTCGGGCGAATTTATCGTCGAAAACGCCGAAGTACAAGCCGCGATAGAGGAAAAGATAAAAAAACTAGGCTATGGCGTGGCAAAGGATTTGGCGGAATTTGAAGCCAAGCGCGAGAAACATATCTTAAATTTACGCCGAAATTTCCTAGCCGCCGCAGCCTTTAGCGCGGTGATCATGGCACTTGAGATGAGCGAGCAGCCAAGCGCGGCAAAATCAGCCATCATGCTAGCGCTTGCCTTTATCACGATAGCTACGTGCGGGCGGGACTTTTTTATCCACGCTTACGGCGCGCTGAAAAATAAAAATTTCGACATGAATGTACTCGTCGCGCTGGGAACAAGCACGGCGTTTGCGTATTCGCTGGGCGTTTTTATCGCGGGCGAGCGCCTGCCTGAAAACATGCGCCACCTCTACGTCTCGGGCGCAGCCATGATAACGGCTTTCGTGCTGCTTGGTAAATTTTTAGAAGAGCGCTCAAAAGCTCGCGCAGGCGATTATATAAAATCGCTCATGGATATGTCGCCAAAGACCGCTCTCGTACTACAAAAAGACGGTAGCGCGCTAGAAGTCGACGCCGCGAGCCTAAAAATAGGCGATATCGCGGTCGTAAAGAGCGGCTACGCGGTACCTTGCGACGGGGTCGTGATAAACGGCGGCGCGGAGATCGACACCTCGATGCTAACGGGTGAGAGCCTGCCCGTCTATAAAAGGCAAGGCGACGAGGTTAACGCGGGAACTATAAACGTCAACGGCTACATAAACGTAAAGGTTACAAAGCTTGCTAGCCAGACGCTTTTGTCGCAAATTTTAGAGCTTTTAAGCGATGCGTCGAGCAAAAAGATGCCTATTAGCCGCTTTGCCGACCGCGTGGCAAATATCTTCGTGCCTAGCGTGATAGCTATCGCCGTCGTTACGTTTTTTGCGTGGTTTGCGATTACGGGAAATGCGCTGCAAGGCGTGCTAAGTGCGGTTTGCGTGCTGATTATCTCGTGTCCTTGCGCGCTAGGGCTTGCTACTCCGATAGCTATCGTCTCCTCGCTATCTCTGGGCGCTAAAAACGGAATCCTCATCAAAAATCCCGAGGTTTTAGAGGTGCTTGGCAACGTAAAATACGCGGTATTTGATAAAACGGGCACGCTAACCAAGGGCGAAATTTCAGTAAATTTTACCGATATAAACGATGAAAATTTAGCCATAATCGCCGCTCTAGAAGCCAAAAGCTCGCATCCGATATCGGCTGCGATCGTTAGATACGCAAGCGAGCTGGGGCTTAAAATTTTAGGCGACGAAAAGGGCTTTGAAAATATCGCGGGACGCGGCGTAAAGAGCGACGATGATAGCGTGATAGCAGGCAACGAGGCTCTTTTAAACGAGCTTGGCGTAGAAATAAGCGCGCAGGCTAAAGAGCAAATCGCCAAAGCGCAAAACGAAGGAAACGGCGTGGTACTCGCGGCCGTGGATAAAATTTACGTTGGATTTATTGCGCTTAGCGACACTATAAAAGAGGATGCCGCGCAGGCTATGCAAAGCCTAAAAGATGCCGGCGTAACGCCCGTAATGCTAACCGGAGATAACGCCTTCACCGCTAAAAACGTGGCTGGCAAGTTGGGCATCGAAAAGGTCTTTGCTGGCATGCTGCCTAATGAAAAATTTGAAACCATAAAACGTCTGCAAGAAGAGGGTGCGGTGCTGTTTGTGGGCGACGGTATCAACGACGCCGCCCCGCTAAAACAAGCAAATGCGGGTATCGCGATGAGTAGCGGCGCAGACATCGCAAAAGAGGCCGGCGACGTAGTGCTAGTAAAAAATGACCTAAAAAGCGCGGTTTCTACGATAAATTTAGCCAAAGAAACGATGAAAACGATAAAGCAAAATTTATTTTGGGCGTTTGTTTATAACGCCGTTTGCATCCCGGTTGCAGCGGGAGTTTTGGCACCTTTGGGGCTCATGCTAACGCCTGTTTATGGGGCTGCGGCGATGTGTTTTAGCTCGGTCACGGTCGTGTTAAATTCGATCAGATTACGATTTAAGCAAATCTAA
- a CDS encoding heavy-metal-associated domain-containing protein produces the protein MTKFKVANIHCENCANTIKNALEDEYGEIKVDLGVEPRVVSVNLDGKDEAKFKEELDDLGFSVIEKI, from the coding sequence ATGACTAAATTTAAGGTTGCTAATATCCACTGCGAAAACTGCGCAAACACCATAAAAAACGCTCTTGAGGACGAATACGGCGAGATAAAGGTCGATCTTGGCGTAGAACCAAGGGTCGTGAGCGTAAATTTAGACGGCAAGGACGAGGCGAAATTTAAAGAGGAGCTCGATGATTTGGGATTTAGCGTCATAGAGAAAATTTGA
- a CDS encoding GNAT family N-acetyltransferase, with translation MILNAQKDDAARCIELLNLAMEDIAFTLSGVSDPAKSDKILHKFFRSEINRLSYNNVFVCKFDGEIAGAICAYDGGEIDALDGPIRAHLQMLGCGKFPQTECFADELYIDSLAVDERFRGRGIAKELIKFIFALAPKRNIKKVALIVDEKKPKTMAFYERLGFKADCEMIINSHKYYHMIKEIG, from the coding sequence ATGATTTTAAATGCCCAAAAAGACGACGCCGCGCGCTGCATAGAGCTGTTAAATTTAGCCATGGAGGACATCGCTTTTACGCTTAGCGGCGTGAGCGATCCCGCTAAGAGCGATAAAATTTTGCATAAATTTTTTAGAAGCGAGATAAACCGCCTAAGCTACAACAACGTTTTTGTTTGCAAATTTGACGGCGAGATCGCGGGGGCGATTTGCGCTTACGACGGAGGCGAGATCGATGCGCTAGATGGGCCCATCAGGGCGCATTTACAGATGCTTGGGTGCGGTAAATTTCCGCAGACAGAGTGCTTTGCGGATGAGCTATATATCGATAGTCTCGCAGTGGACGAGAGGTTTCGCGGACGAGGTATCGCAAAAGAGCTGATCAAATTTATCTTTGCTCTCGCGCCTAAACGAAATATCAAAAAAGTAGCCCTCATCGTTGATGAAAAAAAGCCAAAAACTATGGCTTTTTACGAGCGCTTGGGCTTTAAAGCCGACTGCGAAATGATCATAAATTCTCACAAATACTACCATATGATAAAGGAGATAGGATGA
- a CDS encoding YebC/PmpR family DNA-binding transcriptional regulator produces the protein MGRAFEYRRAAKEARWDKMSKVFPKLAKAITVAAKEGGTEPDMNPKLRAAIAAAKAQNMPKDNIDAAIKRANGKDSADIKTIFYDGKGAHGVQIIVECATDNPTRTVANVKAIFSKNGGEILPSGSLNFMFTRKSVFELDMPAKELDEIELELIDFGLTEIEEEDGVLYIYGDYASFGTLSEGIEKLGLEAKKASLQYIANSPISLNEEQMSEVEKLLDKLEDDDDVQAVYTNIE, from the coding sequence ATGGGACGAGCGTTTGAATATAGGCGCGCCGCGAAGGAAGCGCGCTGGGACAAGATGAGCAAGGTTTTTCCAAAACTCGCCAAAGCCATAACCGTGGCGGCTAAAGAGGGCGGCACCGAACCTGATATGAACCCGAAACTTCGCGCCGCGATAGCCGCAGCCAAGGCGCAAAATATGCCAAAAGACAACATCGACGCGGCGATAAAACGCGCTAACGGCAAAGATAGCGCGGATATCAAGACCATCTTTTACGACGGCAAGGGCGCTCACGGCGTGCAGATCATCGTCGAGTGTGCCACCGATAACCCGACTCGAACGGTCGCTAACGTCAAGGCGATATTTAGCAAAAACGGCGGCGAAATTTTACCTAGCGGAAGCTTAAATTTCATGTTTACGAGAAAGAGCGTTTTTGAGCTTGATATGCCGGCAAAAGAGCTTGACGAGATCGAGCTAGAGCTCATCGACTTTGGTCTAACCGAAATCGAGGAAGAAGACGGCGTGCTCTATATCTACGGCGATTACGCGAGCTTCGGAACTCTTAGCGAAGGCATCGAAAAACTGGGCCTAGAGGCTAAAAAAGCAAGCCTACAATACATCGCAAACTCGCCGATAAGTCTAAATGAAGAGCAAATGAGCGAGGTAGAAAAGCTGCTCGACAAGCTCGAAGACGACGACGACGTGCAAGCGGTTTATACAAATATCGAATAA
- a CDS encoding peptidylprolyl isomerase has product MRNDELKIYDIDAAELAKLKFAVIHTEKGDMKLELYGDEAPQAVTNFAQLAKSGFYDGLNFHRVIPNFVIQGGCPHGTGIGGPGWRIKCECVGQKHKHKRGALSMAHAGRDTGGSQFFVCHSAQPHLDGVHTVFGQIVDEQSLKTLDSVRQGDKINSIEILESL; this is encoded by the coding sequence ATGAGAAACGACGAACTAAAAATCTACGACATCGACGCAGCCGAGCTTGCTAAGCTCAAATTTGCCGTAATCCACACCGAAAAAGGCGATATGAAGCTCGAGCTTTACGGCGACGAAGCGCCGCAAGCGGTGACGAATTTTGCCCAGCTAGCTAAAAGCGGCTTTTACGACGGATTAAATTTCCACCGCGTGATCCCAAATTTCGTGATCCAGGGCGGCTGCCCGCACGGTACGGGTATAGGAGGGCCGGGCTGGCGCATAAAATGCGAGTGCGTAGGCCAAAAACACAAGCATAAACGAGGAGCCCTATCCATGGCGCATGCAGGTCGCGATACGGGCGGCAGTCAGTTTTTCGTCTGCCACAGCGCGCAGCCGCACCTTGACGGCGTACATACGGTGTTTGGCCAGATCGTGGATGAGCAGAGCCTAAAGACGCTAGATAGCGTCAGACAAGGCGACAAGATAAACTCGATCGAAATTTTAGAGAGTTTGTAA